The Candidatus Tanganyikabacteria bacterium sequence GGTCGAAGCGGTGGACGGCCAGGAGGCCGTCGAGAAGGCCGCCGAAGCGTCTCCCGATCTGATCCTGCTGGACATCCGCATGCCGCGGATGACCGGTCTGGAGGCGCTCGACGTCCTGCGCGCCCACCCGGGCACGGCCCGCATTCCGGTCGTGCTGGTGTCGGCGTATGCGCACGACAAGGACACGCGGGCGGTTCTCGAGGAGAAGGCCGTCGACTACCTGACCAAACCCTTCCTGCCGCACGATCTGCTCGGCAAGGTCCAGACCCTGCTAGGAGCCAGCTAGCGCCGCGTCGATTTCCTCCCGGACGCCGGGATCGCGTTCGGTCGCGAGGGCCGTCCGCAGGCCGAGCAGGTCGTCCAGGCGGCCCAGGGCCCAGGCGGAATGGCCGCGCACCAGCGGATCAGGATCGGCCTCCAGGGCCTGCCGCAGTGGGCCGACGGCGCGGAGGTCGTCCGAGTTTCCCAGCGCGATCGCGGCGTTGCGCGCCAGCCCTGCTCGCTTTGCG is a genomic window containing:
- a CDS encoding response regulator translates to MARILIADDEEDIRLLIKILLVRAGFDVVEAVDGQEAVEKAAEASPDLILLDIRMPRMTGLEALDVLRAHPGTARIPVVLVSAYAHDKDTRAVLEEKAVDYLTKPFLPHDLLGKVQTLLGAS